AACAGGAAGTAACATGACCCCCTGAACGTGACGGCAGCCGTGACGCACAGAAAGATTAACCGAAGGAAGTAGCTGAGGTGTATGgttgaaaaatgataaaagtaGATAGGTTTTTTCATGTAGTTCCTTCCGTCCATGGTTGCAAATTGCTCAAATCCCCCAATTTAGATATTAGGTGCTGATGGACCGATCAAAGTAGAAAGTTTTCGTGTACTTGGATTGGATTGACCATGTTATATATCATCATTATAATATGGTATGTTTGGATGTTGTTTCACGTCATCGTTCTGTTttgttcaattatattttttaaaaaaattaaattattttaatatgatattataaattattattttagtgtatttttaggtaaaaaacaatcattactaAACACCAGAAcaaacacttaataaaaagcATGTTATACAAGGGAGTGTTTCTTTTTATGGTTTCATCTtgtttaaactattttttattagaaaaaaaatattaaattaatgttcttAGATGATTTTCGATGTTTGGATGTTGTTTCACGTTATcgttttgttttgttcaattatatttttaaaaaattaaattattttaatataatattacaaattattattttaatgtattttaaagtaaaaaatggtCATTACTAAACACCAAcaaacacttaataaaaagcATGCTATACAAGGGAGTGTTTCTTTTTATGGTTCCATCTtgtttaaactattttttattagaaaaaaatattaaattaatgttcttAGATGATTTTCGATGCATTgatgcaaaaaattaaaaaaatcttaatgtatttttttaattgaaaaatattttttttaaaagcataatgTATTTACGTCTAGAAGTATGGGAATTATTTTTGgctaattattatcaattaaataaggaagaaaggaaaaggaattgCAAAGCTGTAGGATATGTGTGCAGAACAGAAAAAGATATGCGTTGAAATGGAAAAGGAATTACTGTTTTTCAGGAAGGTTCTTCTTTTATAGGCGCAAGAGAACTTGAGAAGAAGTGTCATAATCTTAGCCCAGAGAACAAGAAAGGTATGGGCATGTAGATATTTGCTTCTTCTTGTCCCGTAAAGTCACTTTCTTTCTACGCGTTTTAAGTCATGGTTTGCGATGttgacttttcttttattttattttatttgtatgtatatatgtagATATTTGGTCCGTTGAAAGAGCCacgaagattttttttatgttttttttataataataagtgtTCGAGTTAGTTTATACATATCTCgattaattataatcataaatgtTTAAGCTAGTTTATACATATCTTGATTAattcctttaaattttaaaattaacaatcatgtaaacaTTCAATGATTCTGAGATTTATGAAACTTAACACTAATAACTCTTAAAGAACAAACTTAAATCTGACCAGTTAAACTACACCTCTTAATTGTACATGTAAAGGTATAATCTAAAGATAAATCTTccctcaaggtttttttttttttaaaaaataattatccaaaTCAACACATTCATGTCTGCAAATGACCCAATCTCTAACTAGACAGTTAAGGTTTTTTACAGCGGCCGATGAAGCTAAAGTAgttttattaacaagaaaagtgATTACATGAAGTGTGGAAAACAAAAATTGGAGAGAGTCAAGGAAGACCAAAGTAAAAACAGGAAACACAAAGTATTGATTCCATACACGTTTGATAAGCCTTTctaagcccttttttttttttttttgacgtatTTGACAAGACCATTTACCAAACATAGGAGACTTGATTGTGTGTGCTTACGAGGCTGCTATTCTCTCGAAGAGGACAAGCCTATTATCAGCCAATCTTGAGCTGTAGGCAGATCTTTTGTACTCGAACCATGTAAATTCTTTGTACaagctttcctttccttttatgAGCGACGGCAATGGAGCTATCTTCTCACACAAAGGGGGTccaccaaaataaatcattgaaACCCTAGCTTTCATGCTGTTGGTCAAAACCCTGTGCCTTACACTCTTAAACCTCCCATTAGTCATAACCTGCAAAGCCACCCACCAAACCAAGATTTACTCCATTAAATCACTACATTCAATGTATGGAAGGAAGTAAGAAAATCAGAAGTTTCCCACTCTTTTAGTTGACTTTGACTATTAGGACAGCACACAATTTCACTAGACAGGACATTGGAAGAGGGTTTCGCTATGTCATGTTTCTTCCAAAAATAGAAGGAATTTGAAGCCTGAGGGCTACACTTCAACGCCTCGATGTCTAGTGAGGTTTCGATGTAAAGAAGAGTAGAAAAATTAGACGGGCAAACTGTTGGGATGACACCGTTTGATTTTATTGGTGCTCGTTTTGTGGAGCAGAAACTTGTTTTTTACAGTATTGAAAACAGCAGTTTTGATGTACCTGTAACGAGTCACCAACATTGACAAAAAATGAGTTCTGATCGGGTGGAACTGAAATCCAGCTGCCATCGCTGAGAGAGATTTGCAGGCCAGAAGTGTTGTTGGATCTTAACAAAGAAATGATTTGTGGGTCTGTATGCTCTCCAAATCCAATCATGTTTTGGTCGGTCAATGCTTCAATTTCTGGGCATGGAGGGTAGTGATTTAGCCTAAAAACAGAGTCACTCTGTTCATCCATCAAAAGTTTACTAAACACGTTTCTTTGCTGAAGTTTTAGACCATCGGCCATCATTTCAAGAATCTCACATGCCATTTTCTTCACAGCTGATACATAATCATTTAAAGCACACCTGAAACATCCAAACCAAAAGCAGAGTTAATtaacagagttttttttttaaaaaaaaaaaaaaaaacaatgatcacCATAGCTCTGGTTCCGTgggtaaaaaatcaaattctgatTGATTTTGTTAAGAGTTTCATACCGAAACTTTTCTGGGTTGTCGCCAAAAACTGAAGAGAACCTCTGAGAAATTGATTCTTGATTAGTGTTTAAGAGAAGGTACTCTACCCAGCCCACATCACCATTTTGTCCAATGCTTTTGTTACCATAGCCAAAGGGGCTAGGAGGGCCTACTTTTTCTTTCTCAGAGAGCGGTAATGAGAAGAAATTGACAGCTTCAGATTCCAGCTTGGATATGAATTCCATAGGCACTCCATGGTTGATTACCTTGAAAAATCCAAATTCCTCGCATGCCTCAACCAGTAGGTGCTTGGAGTCAGGTTTCGAGAGGTCTATTAGAGGGATTCCAGAAAAAAATGTGGTAGGTTTTCTGTTTCTTATAAACGAGAACTGTTCAAGAGCTGGCTTGGACAGGAGCAccattgttgctgttgttgttggtgTGTGCAAgcaggagagagagaggtctTGGTTGAGTTGATGGAATGGAATTTGTAAAGTCTTAGCTTTGTACTGAGAGACAGATGGGCATTTGCCTTTTAGGTTTTCTCGGCTATTTATAGAAGTGGATTTGCAAGAGAAAGAGCCCAATTTGACAACCAAAGTTACAACCTTTTTTCATTTACTTACTCGTCTTtttaatgcatatatatatatatatatatatatatatatatagaaacacgCGCAGACACAAACACACAACCATGCTGCTACAAGGAAAattctttttcaagaaaaagtaACAGCCATGTAAAATAGGAGGGACATCGTAATCTTACAAAACAGAAGTCTAGTCACCAGTCAGGACCTCCCCTGCTAAATTAGCGGCTGAGAATtgtaatgaaaattttttaaaatattattttattttaaaatatattaaaataatatatttttattttaaaaaatatatatttttaatattaatatatgatatgacaaaattttaaaaaattaactgaaaaaaataaaaaaaaaaaatttaaatttttcaaaatttcattaTTGTGGAATAAACATAGCGGGCATTAAGAAGGGCATTACCACGTCAAAAAgactgtttaatttttatacttatCCATTGTTCTTACCACTTAAATCATGATGCCTTTTATGCTAGGTAGAAGTAAATAATTGAATGGTTGACGAAGTTTTCTATccgttttttttcatttgtttaaaTTGAATGTTGAGATCATTATATAGAAGAAATTGTTTCCTAAATCTAACATCTTATCTAGTAGATATGTTCTTAAAAATTATCCCATGAGAGAATATAGTTTTTCATTTTGAGAGCTTTGGAAAGTGTTTAGGATTGCAATAGCGattgcttttgattttaaaacatattaaaataatatttttttaaaaaaaattatttttaaatcagcatatcaaaataatatgaaaatatcaaaaatatattaatttaaaataaaataaaaaataaaaaaaattaatttttttcaaaaatattttccgaTAGCAATACTAAACACTAACACATACttgtaaatttaataatttttaatttaactttatgaatataaatatctataacggcatggttttatttttttttttagaaaaaaaaaaaaaaaggcattatcCTTGATAAAAACACgtgtttgtttttcatatagTATTTGTTTCCTTTCAAAAAGGTTATGCCGTGAAAAGATTCCATATACTATTAACCATTCCAATCAACACTCTCTTGACAATTTCTTTTAA
This genomic interval from Populus alba chromosome 1, ASM523922v2, whole genome shotgun sequence contains the following:
- the LOC118063562 gene encoding gibberellin 2-beta-dioxygenase 1, translated to MVLLSKPALEQFSFIRNRKPTTFFSGIPLIDLSKPDSKHLLVEACEEFGFFKVINHGVPMEFISKLESEAVNFFSLPLSEKEKVGPPSPFGYGNKSIGQNGDVGWVEYLLLNTNQESISQRFSSVFGDNPEKFRCALNDYVSAVKKMACEILEMMADGLKLQQRNVFSKLLMDEQSDSVFRLNHYPPCPEIEALTDQNMIGFGEHTDPQIISLLRSNNTSGLQISLSDGSWISVPPDQNSFFVNVGDSLQVMTNGRFKSVRHRVLTNSMKARVSMIYFGGPPLCEKIAPLPSLIKGKESLYKEFTWFEYKRSAYSSRLADNRLVLFERIAAS